A single window of Oxyura jamaicensis isolate SHBP4307 breed ruddy duck chromosome 3, BPBGC_Ojam_1.0, whole genome shotgun sequence DNA harbors:
- the HS3ST5 gene encoding heparan sulfate glucosamine 3-O-sulfotransferase 5 — MLFKQQVLLRQKLFLLGSLAIGSLLYLVARVGSLDRLQPLCPIDGQFGPRGQEEIALRALQFKRGLLHEFRKGNATKEQIRLHNLVQQLPKAIIIGVRKGGTRALLEMLNLHPAVVKASQEIHFFDNDENYAKGIEWYRKKMPFSYPHQITIEKSPAYFITEEVPERIYKMNSSIKLLIIVREPTTRAISDYTQVLEGKERKNKTYYKFEKLAIDPNTCEVNTKYKAVRTSIYTKHLERWLKYFPIEQFHIVDGDRLITEPLPELQLVEKFLNLPPRISQYNLYFNATRGFYCLRFNIVFNKCLAGSKGRIHPEVDTSVITKLRKFFHPFNQKFYQITGRTFNWP; from the exons ATGCTATTCAAACAGCAGGTGTTGCTGAGACAGAAGCTCTTTCTGCTAGGCAGCCTTGCTATTGGAAGTCTCCTATATCTAGTTGCCAGAGTTGGGAGCTTGGATAG ACTGCAGCCCCTTTGCCCCATCGATGGTCAGTTTGGACCCCGTGGTCAGGAAGAAATTGCACTGCGAGCTCTGCAGTTCAAGCGAGGGCTACTCCATGAGTTCCGAAAGGGCAATGCTACAAAGGAGCAAATACGACTGCACAATCTGGTTCAGCAGCTTCCCAAGGCCATCATCATTGGGGTGCGGAAAGGAGGCACCCGTGCACTGCTAGAGATGCTGAACCTTCACCCTGCAGTGGTTAAAGCGTCTCAAGAGATTCACTTCTTTGACAATGATGAGAACTATGCCAAGGGGATTGAGTGGTACcggaaaaaaatgcctttttcttacCCTCATCAAATAACAATTGAGAAAAGCCCTGCATATTTCATCACTGAGGAAGTACCTGAGAGGATTTACAAAATGAACTCCTCTATCAAGTTATTGATCATTGTCAGGGAACCCACCACAAGAGCTATTTCTGATTATACTCAGGTGCTGGaaggcaaggaaagaaagaacaaaacctaCTACAAATTTGAGAAGCTGGCAATTGATCCTAATACCTGCGAAGTGAACACTAAGTATAAGGCAGTGAGAACCAGCATCTACACAAAACATCTGGAGAGGTGGTTAAAATACTTCCCAATTGAGCAATTTCATATCGTGGATGGAGACAGGCTCATCACAGAACCACTACCAGAACTCCAGCTGGTCGAGAAGTTCCTAAATCTTCCTCCAAGGATAAGTCAGTACAATCTATACTTCAATGCCACCAGAGGGTTTTATTGTTTGCGATTTAATATTGTATTTAACAAGTGCCTGGCAGGTAGTAAGGGACGCATTCATCCAGAGGTGGATACCTCTGTCATTACCAAATTGCGCAAGTTCTTTCATCCTTTTAATCAAAAATTTTACCAGATCACTGGGAGGACTTTTAACTGGCCCTAA